GCGCGAACGATGGATTGCGCTCGGAGAGCCGGCCGCCCCAGTAGTAGCCGACGCTCAGGGCGGCGAGCACGACGGAGATCAGGCTCCCCCAGACGAAGATCGAGTTGCCGAAGTAGGGCGCGAGCACGCGCGAGCCTACGATCTCCAAAGACATGAGCACGGCCCCGCTGATAAAGACGATGATGTTCAACCAGAGACGTACCATGCTCAGTCCTCCCAGTCGCGATGGTCTTCCTCGTCGACCAAGGTCACCGGCTCCAGCAGCTCCTCGGAAATGCCTTCGATAAATTGCGACCGCCGCGAGAGCACGGTGCCCAGGCCGCGGTCGAAAATCTTGATCGGATAGGAGATGAAGAGATTTTCCTTGGCGCGCGTCGCCGCCACGTAGAGAAGCCGTCTCTCCTCTTCGAGTTCCTCGGCGGTGTTGATGTTGTAATAGGACGGGAACCGTCCCTCCAGCACCCAGATGATGAAGACCGAGTGCCATTCGAGGCCTTTGGCCGAGTGGATCGTCGAGAGCACCAGCGGGCCTTCGTCCGGATCGACCGCGAGCACGTCGTCCACGCTGTCCGTCGGCGGTTCGAGCGCCATGTCGGTCAAGAGCCGCTCCAGGCTGCGGTAGCGCTCGGTCATGCCCTGAAAATGCTCCAGGTCTCTCATCCGCTTGGGATAGTCCTCGGGGTGATTCCGCTTCAAGATCGGCGCGTAATACTGCATCAGGTATTGCGTGTTTTCCGCCGGCCGTTGCGCCTCGGAGCAGACTTCCAATACCTGCGCGAGCGTTCTTAAACCGTGCGCGACTTTGCCTTTGGCTTCGAACGACCGCAGGCGCTCTCTCGGGTTCGAGCCCTCGAGCAGCCAGTGGATGATTTTCTGGCTCGCCTGGGGACCGACTCCTTCCAGGAGCGAGAGCACGCGGCCCCAGGAGATCGCGTCCTGGGGATTGGCGAGAATGCGCAAGTGCGCGAGCACGTCCTTGATGTGCGCGGTCTCCATGAACTGGAAGCCGCCGCGCTTGACGAACGGGATGTTGTGGCGCGTGAGCTCGATTTCCAAATCGAAGGAATGAAAGCTGGAGCGGAACAACACCGCCACGTCCCACAGCGGCACGCCTTCTTCTCTCAGCTCTAAAATTTTCTGGCAGACGAAGCGCGACTGCATCGGCTCGCTCTCGGCCTGGACGAGCAGCGGCGTGTCGCCTTCCTGCTTGCTCGTGAAAAGACGCTTCTCGTACTTCTCGGCCGCCCGCGAGATGATCTCGTTCGTGAAGTTCAGGATCGGCTGCGTGCTGCGGTAGTTCTCCTCCAGCGAAATGATGCGCGCGCCGGGAAAATCCCTGGGGAAGTCCATGATGTTGCGGAAGTTGGCGCCGCGAAACGAGTAGATGCTCTGGGCGTCGTCGCCGACCACCATGACGTTGTCGTGCGCCGCGGCGAGGAGCCGGACGATGTCCGCCTGCAAACGGTTCGTGTCCTGATACTCGTCCACCATGATGTAGCGGTAGGTTTCCGAGAGCCGCCGGCGCACATGCTCGTCGCCGCTGAGAAGCTCCTTGAGCTTGATGAGGAGATCGTCGTAGTCGAGCAATCCGCGGATCTTTTTGTAATCGACGTAGCGCTCGTACAAGCGCAGGAGATCTTCGAGGTACTCATAGAGATGAGGATAGTCGCGCTCGATCAGATCCGGGATCGTCCACTGTTTGTTCAGCGCCATGCTGTAAATTTCCGCCACGGTCTGCTTGCGCGGGAAGCGCTTCTCCTTGGTGTTCAATCCCAGCTCGGCGCGGAGAAGCTGGACCATGTCCTCGCTGTCGGGGCGGTCCATGATGGTGAACGACGGCAGAAGCTCGATCTTGGGGCCGTGGTGGCGGAGCACTGTGTTGGCGAACGAGTGAAACGTTCCGCCGGCCACTTTGTCGCAACGGTTGTCGATCAAGAGGCTCGCGCGGCGCAGCATCTCTTCGGCCGCACGCCGTGTGAAGGTGAGGAGCAGGATCGTCCGCGGATCGATGCGCAGATCGATGAGCCGCGCCACGCGATAAACCAAGGTGCGGGTCTTGCCGGTTCCGGCGCCCGCGATGACCAGGACCGGGCCGTCCACGGCGGTGGCCGCTTCGAACTGCGCTTCGTTCAGCTCCTTGCGGTAATCGATCCCTGAAATGGAACCGGAAGGGAGGTCGCTCCGTTTTAGGACATATTTCCGGGCCAAATGTTTTTCTCCGGGGAGTTTCCCTAAGCTACTAATTTTCTGTGAACGTAGCAAGCTTCTTTCCTTTACGCCGTCGGGCTGCTACGAGTAATATCATTATACTTTTAGCCATGCCAAAAAACTCTGCCCTTCACGCGCTAAAAAAGGATGTCACTCCCGCGCATCCGCCAGAGGACGGATCAGCCTCAGACTGAAGCGGGAGTCCAGACCCCCTTTGTCTCCCCCTTAGCAAGGGGGAGATTTAGTGGGGGTTCATTCGAGCCTTTTATGAGACTTTTGGCAAGCACGATCGCTGCTCTGGTTCTCGCTGTTCTTGCCGCGCCCGCTTCGGCCCAGGTGAAGAGCAAGGCGTCTGCCGCCAAGCCGGCGGGGTCCGCTCGCGCGGGCGACGAGACCTTGCGGCTGAACGCGGAGGTCATTCGCACCACGGGGGAGTACCGAGACCAGCTTACGCACCAAGCGAAGCTCGAAGCTGTGGAGATAGAGCGGCTGGAACAAGAGGTGAAGTTCCGCGCGCAGTGGCTCGACAAAGGCTATATCGCCCGCCAGGAATGGGAGCAGAAAAAGCTCGAGCTGGCCGCGGCGGAAGCGAAGCTCGCCGACATCCGCCGGAGGATCGAGGAAGCCGAGATGGTCCTCGGCGAGGCGGAAGCGCGCGCGGCGCTCCTGACGCTGCCGGCGCTGCCGCCCGGCGGCTACAGCGAGAGCGCGTCGCTGGTCCGCTACAACGGCGGCGCGCCGTGGTCGCTGGCGGACTCCGGAAAGATCGAGACGTTTTTCGCCTCGCGCTTCGGCCGTTCGCTTCCGGTGAGCGCGCGCGGCGAGACGGAGCTGCACCGGCGCATGAAGTTCGATCACAGCAACGCGATGGACGTGGCGCTCCATCCGGACAGCGTAGAAGGGCGTGCGCTCATGGAATATCTCCGCAAAGCCGGCATCCCGTTCATAGCTATTCGTGG
This DNA window, taken from Candidatus Binatia bacterium, encodes the following:
- a CDS encoding ATP-dependent helicase — translated: MARKYVLKRSDLPSGSISGIDYRKELNEAQFEAATAVDGPVLVIAGAGTGKTRTLVYRVARLIDLRIDPRTILLLTFTRRAAEEMLRRASLLIDNRCDKVAGGTFHSFANTVLRHHGPKIELLPSFTIMDRPDSEDMVQLLRAELGLNTKEKRFPRKQTVAEIYSMALNKQWTIPDLIERDYPHLYEYLEDLLRLYERYVDYKKIRGLLDYDDLLIKLKELLSGDEHVRRRLSETYRYIMVDEYQDTNRLQADIVRLLAAAHDNVMVVGDDAQSIYSFRGANFRNIMDFPRDFPGARIISLEENYRSTQPILNFTNEIISRAAEKYEKRLFTSKQEGDTPLLVQAESEPMQSRFVCQKILELREEGVPLWDVAVLFRSSFHSFDLEIELTRHNIPFVKRGGFQFMETAHIKDVLAHLRILANPQDAISWGRVLSLLEGVGPQASQKIIHWLLEGSNPRERLRSFEAKGKVAHGLRTLAQVLEVCSEAQRPAENTQYLMQYYAPILKRNHPEDYPKRMRDLEHFQGMTERYRSLERLLTDMALEPPTDSVDDVLAVDPDEGPLVLSTIHSAKGLEWHSVFIIWVLEGRFPSYYNINTAEELEEERRLLYVAATRAKENLFISYPIKIFDRGLGTVLSRRSQFIEGISEELLEPVTLVDEEDHRDWED